One genomic segment of Theobroma cacao cultivar B97-61/B2 chromosome 6, Criollo_cocoa_genome_V2, whole genome shotgun sequence includes these proteins:
- the LOC18595734 gene encoding peptide deformylase 1A, chloroplastic: MTSTATMEVLHRFSFRLLPVTLSRNTARLAPLYLSTQIPFNGPAFPNPTAHFSSWRPFSSSAVAKAGWFLGLGEKKKTSLPEIVKAGDPVLHEPAREIDPDEIGSERIQKIIDDMVRVMRMAPGVGLAAPQIGVPLKIIVLEDTTEYISYAPKEETKAQDRHPFDLLVIVNPKLKKKSNRTALFFEGCLSVEGFRAVVERHLDVEVTGLGRDGQPIKVDASGWQARILQHECDHLDGTLYVDKMVPRTFRAVQNLDLPLAEGCPKLGAR, encoded by the exons ATGACATCCACAGCGACCATGGAAGTCCTTCACAGATTCTCATTTCGTcttttaccggtaactctcaGCCGGAACACCGCCAGATTAGCGCCGTTATATCTTTCCACCCAAATACCCTTTAATGGACCCGCATTTCCAAACCCAACCGCCCACTTCTCTTCCTGGAGGCCTTTCTCTTCGTCAGCAGTTGCCAAAGCGGGTTGGTTTCTGGGTCTTGGCGAGAAGAAGAAAACGAGCTTGCCTGAGATAGTTAAAGCGGGTGACCCCGTTTTGCACGAACCGGCCAGGGAGATTGACCCGGATGAAATTGGGTCGGAACGGATACAGAAGATAATTGATGATATGGTTCGGGTTATGAGGATGGCACCTGGTGTTGGTCTTGCTGCCCCTCAGATTGGAGTCCCTTTGAAA ATCATTGTGTTAGAGGATACAACAGAATATATTAGTTATGCACCCAAGGAAGAGACTAAAGCACAGGATAGACACCCTTTTGATCTTCTG GTTATCGTAAATCCGAAGCTTAAAAAGAAGAGCAATAGGACGGCATTGTTTTTTGAAGGTTGTTTGAG TGTTGAAGGATTCAGAGCAGTTGTGGAGCGACATCTTGATGTTGAGGTCACAGGTTTGGGTCGTGATGGCCAGCCTATCAAAGTAGATGCTTCAGGCTGGCAGGCACGTATTTTGCAGCATGAGTGTGATCATTTGGATGGAACACTCTATGTAGATAAGATGGTTCCAAGAACATTCAGAGCTGTTCAAAATTTGGACCTGCCTCTTGCTGAGGGGTGTCCAAAGCTTGGTGCCCGCTAA